The Pseudomonas orientalis genome contains a region encoding:
- a CDS encoding amino acid synthesis family protein, whose protein sequence is MSFEIRKIVSYVEETFIEGGKASDTPVKMVGLAVVLKNPWLGRGFVEDLKPEIRANCSDLGALMVERLVAIIGGAENIEAYGKAAVVGADGEIEHASAIIHTLRFGNHYREAVKAKSYLSFTNKRGGPGTSIQIPMMHKDDEGLRSHYITLEMQIEDAPRADEIVVVLGCADGGRLHPRIGNRYIDLEELAAEQAQ, encoded by the coding sequence ATGAGTTTCGAAATCCGCAAGATCGTCAGCTATGTAGAAGAGACCTTTATCGAGGGCGGCAAAGCCTCCGACACGCCCGTGAAAATGGTCGGCCTGGCCGTGGTGCTGAAAAACCCCTGGCTGGGTCGTGGTTTCGTCGAAGACCTGAAGCCGGAAATTCGTGCCAACTGCTCCGACCTCGGCGCGCTGATGGTCGAGCGCCTGGTCGCCATCATCGGCGGCGCCGAGAACATCGAGGCCTACGGCAAAGCGGCCGTGGTGGGTGCCGATGGCGAGATCGAACACGCAAGCGCGATCATCCATACCCTGCGCTTCGGCAACCACTACCGTGAAGCGGTCAAGGCCAAGAGCTACCTGAGCTTCACCAACAAGCGCGGCGGCCCGGGCACCTCGATCCAGATTCCGATGATGCACAAGGACGACGAAGGCCTGCGCTCGCACTACATCACCCTGGAAATGCAGATCGAAGACGCGCCGCGCGCCGACGAAATCGTCGTGGTGCTGGGCTGCGCCGATGGCGGTCGCCTGCACCCACGGATCGGCAACCGTTATATCGACCTGGAAGAGCTGGCGGCTGAACAAGCCCAGTAA
- the ribBA gene encoding bifunctional 3,4-dihydroxy-2-butanone-4-phosphate synthase/GTP cyclohydrolase II encodes MPFNSIADIIEDYRQGKMVLLVDDEDRENEGDLLLPAACCTAETISFMAREARGLICLTLTDEHCQRLGLEQMVPSNGSVFSTAFTVSIEAATGVTTGISAADRARTVAAAVDSNAGPADIVQPGHIFPLRARDGGVLTRAGHTEAGCDLARLAGHTPASVIVEVMNDDGTMARRPELEAFARKHGIKIGTIADLIHYRLSTERTVVRIGERDLPTVHGTFRLITFEDRIDGGVHMAMVMGQLRRDEPALVRVHVIDPLRDLVGADYSGPSNWTLWAALQRVAAEGCGVVVVLANHESSQALLERVPQLTQAPRQFSRSQSRIYSEVGTGAQILQDLGVGKLRHLGPPLKYAGLTGYDLEVVESIPFT; translated from the coding sequence ATGCCCTTCAACAGCATCGCCGACATCATCGAAGATTACCGCCAGGGCAAGATGGTGCTGCTGGTGGACGACGAAGACCGGGAAAACGAAGGCGACCTGCTGCTGCCTGCAGCGTGTTGCACCGCCGAGACTATCAGCTTCATGGCCCGCGAAGCCCGTGGCCTGATCTGCCTGACCCTCACCGATGAACATTGCCAACGCCTGGGCCTGGAGCAGATGGTGCCCAGCAATGGCAGCGTGTTCAGCACCGCGTTTACCGTGTCCATCGAGGCCGCCACCGGGGTGACCACCGGCATCTCCGCCGCCGACCGCGCACGCACGGTGGCGGCGGCTGTGGACAGCAACGCCGGCCCCGCCGACATTGTGCAGCCGGGGCATATCTTTCCACTGCGCGCCAGGGATGGCGGTGTGCTGACCCGCGCCGGCCACACCGAAGCCGGTTGCGACCTGGCGCGCCTGGCCGGGCACACACCGGCCTCGGTGATCGTGGAAGTGATGAACGATGACGGCACCATGGCCCGCCGCCCCGAGCTGGAAGCCTTTGCCCGCAAGCACGGGATCAAGATCGGCACCATCGCCGACCTGATCCACTACCGTCTCAGCACCGAACGCACCGTGGTACGCATCGGCGAGCGCGACCTGCCCACGGTGCACGGCACCTTTCGCCTGATCACCTTTGAAGACCGCATCGACGGCGGCGTGCACATGGCCATGGTCATGGGCCAACTGCGCCGCGATGAACCGGCGCTGGTACGTGTGCACGTGATCGACCCGCTGCGCGACCTGGTCGGCGCCGACTACAGCGGGCCGTCCAACTGGACCTTGTGGGCCGCCCTGCAACGCGTGGCGGCAGAAGGCTGCGGCGTGGTGGTGGTGCTGGCCAACCATGAATCGTCCCAGGCCTTGCTCGAACGCGTCCCGCAGTTGACCCAGGCGCCGCGTCAGTTCAGCCGTTCGCAGTCGCGGATTTACTCGGAAGTGGGTACCGGCGCGCAGATATTGCAGGACCTGGGCGTAGGTAAACTGCGCCACCTCGGGCCACCGCTCAAATACGCAGGCTTGACCGGTTACGACCTGGAAGTCGTGGAAAGCATCCCCTTCACCTGA
- a CDS encoding NADH:flavin oxidoreductase/NADH oxidase, with product MSALFEPFKLKDVTLRNRIAIPPMCQYRADDGMVNDWHHVHLASMARGGAGLLVVEATAVSPEGRITPGCAGIWSDAHAEAFVPMVKAIKAAGCVPGIQIAHAGRKASANRPWEGDDHIPASDARSWETIAPSAIAFGENLPKVPRAMTLDDIARVRQDFVDAARRARDAGFEWIELHFAHGYLGQSFFSEHSNQRTDAYGGSFDNRSRFLLETLAAVREVWPENLPLTARFGVIEYDGRDEQTLTESIELARRFKAGGLDLLSVSVGFTIPDTNIPWGPAFLGPIAERVRREAGIAVTSAWGFGTPQLAEGALQAGHLDLVSVGRAHLADPHWAYFAAKELGVDKSSWTLPAPYAHWLERYR from the coding sequence ATGTCCGCATTATTCGAACCGTTCAAACTCAAAGACGTCACCCTGCGCAATCGCATTGCCATTCCACCGATGTGCCAATACAGGGCCGACGACGGCATGGTCAATGACTGGCACCACGTGCACCTGGCCAGCATGGCCCGTGGCGGTGCCGGCCTGCTGGTGGTCGAGGCCACCGCCGTCTCGCCTGAGGGGCGTATCACTCCAGGCTGCGCCGGTATCTGGAGCGATGCCCATGCCGAGGCGTTCGTGCCCATGGTCAAGGCCATCAAGGCGGCGGGGTGCGTACCGGGTATCCAGATCGCCCACGCCGGTCGCAAAGCCAGCGCCAACCGCCCATGGGAAGGCGACGACCACATCCCTGCGTCCGATGCCCGTAGCTGGGAAACCATCGCCCCGTCGGCGATTGCGTTCGGCGAGAACCTGCCCAAGGTGCCGCGTGCCATGACCCTGGACGATATCGCCCGGGTCCGGCAGGATTTCGTCGACGCCGCCCGTCGCGCCCGTGATGCCGGTTTTGAGTGGATCGAACTGCACTTCGCCCATGGCTACCTGGGCCAGAGCTTTTTTTCCGAACACTCCAACCAGCGCACCGACGCCTACGGTGGCAGCTTCGACAACCGCAGCCGCTTCCTCCTGGAAACCCTGGCCGCCGTGCGCGAAGTCTGGCCGGAAAACCTGCCGCTTACCGCACGCTTCGGTGTGATCGAATACGACGGTCGCGATGAGCAGACCCTCACCGAGTCCATCGAATTGGCTCGCCGTTTCAAGGCCGGTGGTCTGGACCTGCTGAGCGTCAGCGTCGGGTTCACCATTCCCGACACCAACATCCCGTGGGGCCCGGCCTTCCTGGGCCCGATCGCCGAGCGTGTGCGCCGCGAAGCGGGTATTGCGGTGACGTCGGCGTGGGGCTTTGGTACGCCGCAACTGGCCGAAGGCGCGCTGCAGGCCGGGCATCTTGACCTGGTGTCGGTGGGCCGTGCACACCTGGCCGATCCGCATTGGGCGTACTTTGCGGCCAAGGAACTGGGCGTGGACAAATCCTCCTGGACCTTGCCGGCGCCTTATGCGCATTGGTTGGAACGCTATCGCTGA
- a CDS encoding flavin reductase family protein: protein MIEPGIYKDVMSSFPSGVTVVTTLDPDGGIVGITASAFSALSIDPALVLFCPNYASDTYPILRDSKRFAIHLLSAGQTAEAYAFAGKGKEKAKGIEWHLSDLGNPLLANATAIIECELWREYDGGDHAIIVGAVKNLILPTQPVTPMIYHKGKLGPLPTLA from the coding sequence ATGATCGAACCCGGCATTTACAAAGACGTCATGAGCTCGTTTCCTTCGGGCGTCACGGTGGTCACCACCCTCGACCCGGACGGCGGCATCGTCGGCATTACCGCCAGCGCATTCAGTGCGCTGTCGATCGACCCGGCCCTGGTGCTGTTCTGCCCCAACTACGCGTCGGACACCTACCCGATCCTGCGCGACAGCAAGCGCTTCGCCATCCACCTGCTGTCCGCCGGCCAGACCGCCGAAGCCTATGCCTTCGCCGGCAAAGGCAAGGAAAAGGCCAAGGGCATCGAGTGGCACTTGAGCGACTTGGGCAACCCGCTGCTGGCCAACGCCACGGCCATCATCGAGTGCGAGTTGTGGCGCGAATACGACGGCGGTGACCACGCGATCATTGTCGGCGCGGTGAAGAACCTGATCCTGCCCACACAGCCGGTCACGCCGATGATCTATCACAAAGGCAAGCTCGGCCCGCTGCCGACCCTGGCCTGA
- a CDS encoding bestrophin family protein encodes MKAALLKKYRLIIKTMGYVGWALFWLLLWDIAVTVDFMLFLNSKINLPLMPLTLLGSALVVLISFRNSSAYNRWWEARTLWGSMVNNSRSFARQVLTLLDDPDSEVNPIKSTLLRRHVAYVNCLAAHLKGEPCPEEVRAFIPDEEFARNGATNNFANDILTGSAALLAREYKAGHLDSIRLARLESTLVDLSNAQGGMERIANTPLPYPYVYFPRLFISLFCLIVPVGLVESLGWFTPLASTVVGFMLLAIERIGTDLQSPFRSSEHQIQMEAICETIEKNLQSMRRDALAGDQIG; translated from the coding sequence TTGAAAGCTGCCCTTCTCAAGAAATACCGCCTGATCATCAAGACCATGGGCTATGTGGGCTGGGCCCTGTTCTGGCTGTTGTTGTGGGATATCGCCGTCACGGTGGATTTCATGCTGTTCCTCAACTCCAAGATCAACCTGCCGCTGATGCCCCTGACCTTGCTGGGTTCGGCGCTGGTGGTGCTGATCAGCTTTCGTAACAGCAGCGCCTACAACCGCTGGTGGGAAGCGCGCACTTTATGGGGCTCGATGGTCAACAACTCGCGCAGCTTCGCGCGCCAGGTGCTGACCCTGCTGGACGACCCCGACAGCGAAGTGAACCCGATCAAATCGACCCTGCTGCGCCGTCATGTGGCCTATGTGAATTGCCTGGCCGCGCACCTCAAGGGCGAGCCCTGCCCGGAGGAAGTGCGCGCGTTCATCCCAGACGAGGAATTCGCACGCAATGGCGCCACCAACAACTTTGCCAACGACATCCTGACCGGCTCGGCCGCCTTGCTCGCCCGGGAATACAAGGCCGGTCATCTGGACAGCATCCGCCTGGCGCGGCTGGAGTCGACCCTGGTGGACCTGTCCAATGCCCAGGGCGGCATGGAGCGCATCGCCAACACGCCGCTGCCCTACCCCTACGTGTATTTCCCACGGCTGTTCATTTCGCTGTTCTGCCTGATCGTACCGGTGGGCCTGGTGGAATCCCTCGGTTGGTTCACCCCGTTGGCCTCTACGGTGGTGGGCTTCATGCTGCTGGCGATCGAACGCATCGGCACCGACCTGCAAAGCCCGTTTCGCTCCAGCGAACATCAGATCCAAATGGAAGCCATCTGCGAAACCATCGAGAAAAACCTGCAGTCCATGCGCCGTGACGCCCTGGCCGGCGATCAAATCGGCTGA
- a CDS encoding ArsR/SmtB family transcription factor: MRAFKHPTLQELTLERLLYALSDPVRLEIVRCLADVPEATCGELDGGRPKSSVSHHFRVLRDAGLVNTRNVGTTHMNSLRRDELEERFPGLLASVLAQR, from the coding sequence ATGCGCGCATTCAAACACCCTACCCTGCAAGAACTCACGCTGGAGCGTCTGCTTTACGCCCTCAGCGACCCCGTGCGCCTGGAAATCGTGCGCTGCCTGGCCGACGTGCCCGAAGCCACCTGTGGTGAACTGGACGGTGGGCGACCCAAATCCAGCGTGTCCCACCACTTCAGGGTATTGCGCGACGCCGGCCTGGTGAACACGCGCAATGTGGGCACCACCCACATGAACTCATTGCGCCGTGATGAACTCGAGGAGCGTTTCCCCGGGTTGCTGGCCAGCGTACTGGCCCAGCGCTGA
- a CDS encoding GGDEF domain-containing protein translates to MPAHLKLRPRMRRLLSPAVTQAEWIGIIAWTGIGWMQATLLDLYMLSVTLALLLVCRVHSLTTNFLLWRLLGVTYIVLLSVGFAYVIHLNPQLRIYGLPLAVTLVVGSAILFISVQDYLVGALSVWLILWSPMQAELYAATQGYLLIFCASSVSIGFILSYSYLKNLRSVLLVESEFRALAETDYLTSILNRRAFMQSFEKLLDSGHGGYFIMLDIDSFKAMNDRYGHDVGDKILRAMALCLKNATGSYSFGRIGGEEFGVLLQGDDPAFACEFVLDLLQAIRCSVAAPHNYTCSAGMARFASGDELSMVLKIADKNLYGAKRNGKDCVHLDGAPLRPVAA, encoded by the coding sequence ATGCCGGCTCACTTGAAGTTGAGACCCAGGATGCGCAGGTTACTGTCGCCTGCGGTCACGCAAGCCGAATGGATAGGCATCATTGCCTGGACAGGTATCGGTTGGATGCAGGCAACGCTGTTGGACCTGTATATGTTGAGTGTCACCCTTGCCCTGTTGCTTGTTTGCCGTGTTCATTCGCTGACGACGAACTTTCTACTGTGGCGCTTGCTGGGGGTGACCTACATCGTGCTGTTGTCAGTGGGGTTTGCCTATGTGATTCACTTGAATCCGCAATTGCGTATCTATGGCTTGCCCTTGGCGGTCACGCTGGTGGTCGGCAGCGCCATCCTGTTTATCAGCGTTCAGGACTATCTGGTCGGCGCGCTGTCGGTGTGGCTCATCCTGTGGTCGCCCATGCAGGCCGAGCTGTATGCCGCAACCCAAGGCTATCTGTTGATATTTTGCGCCTCGTCGGTGTCGATCGGTTTTATCCTCAGTTACTCGTACCTGAAGAACCTGCGTTCGGTGTTGCTGGTGGAAAGTGAGTTTCGCGCCTTGGCCGAGACCGATTACCTGACGTCTATCCTCAACCGGCGCGCGTTCATGCAGAGCTTCGAAAAGTTGCTCGACAGCGGCCACGGTGGCTACTTCATCATGCTCGACATCGACAGTTTCAAGGCGATGAACGACCGGTATGGCCACGACGTTGGCGACAAAATTCTGCGCGCGATGGCGCTCTGCCTGAAAAACGCCACAGGCAGCTACAGCTTTGGAAGGATCGGCGGGGAAGAGTTCGGCGTGCTGTTGCAGGGCGATGACCCGGCGTTTGCCTGCGAGTTTGTGCTGGATTTGCTGCAGGCGATCCGTTGCAGCGTCGCGGCCCCGCACAACTATACGTGCAGTGCCGGCATGGCGCGCTTTGCCTCAGGTGACGAACTGTCGATGGTACTCAAGATCGCCGACAAGAACCTGTATGGCGCCAAGCGCAATGGCAAGGACTGTGTGCATCTGGATGGCGCGCCGCTGCGGCCCGTCGCGGCCTGA
- a CDS encoding NUDIX hydrolase, with product MPGPSFCPTCGGHDLGHRLPPGDTHERLMCRGCGYIHYINPKIITGCIIEQDGKYLLCQRAIPPRPGTWTLPAGFMEGGETTEEAALREVWEETGVRAEIVSPYSIFSVPKISEVYIIFRAIALEITGQFGPETLAYTFFAPEDIPWDSIYYPAIRQILERYIEERQAGVYGIYMGNDDSGKIHFMR from the coding sequence GTGCCCGGCCCCAGCTTCTGCCCGACCTGCGGCGGCCATGACCTCGGTCACCGACTGCCACCGGGCGACACCCACGAGCGCCTGATGTGCCGGGGCTGCGGCTACATCCACTACATCAACCCCAAGATCATCACCGGCTGCATCATCGAGCAGGACGGCAAATACCTGCTGTGCCAGCGCGCAATCCCCCCGCGCCCCGGCACCTGGACGCTGCCGGCGGGCTTCATGGAAGGTGGCGAAACCACCGAAGAAGCGGCGTTGCGCGAAGTCTGGGAAGAGACCGGCGTGCGCGCCGAGATCGTGTCGCCCTACTCGATTTTCAGCGTGCCGAAGATCAGCGAGGTGTACATCATCTTCCGCGCCATCGCGCTGGAGATCACCGGCCAGTTCGGCCCGGAAACCCTGGCCTACACCTTCTTCGCCCCCGAGGACATCCCCTGGGACAGCATCTACTATCCGGCGATCCGGCAGATTCTGGAGCGCTATATCGAAGAGCGCCAGGCGGGGGTATATGGCATTTACATGGGGAATGATGACAGCGGCAAGATTCACTTCATGCGCTGA
- a CDS encoding carboxymuconolactone decarboxylase family protein, with the protein MSNDKYEQGLKIRTQVLGEAYVQRSIDNADDFTRPLQEMVTEYCWGHVWGREGLSLKERSMINLAMISALNRPHELKLHVRGALRNGLSREQIREILLQVGIYCGVPAAVDSFRLAREAFAEADAEASS; encoded by the coding sequence ATGAGCAACGACAAGTATGAACAGGGCCTTAAAATCCGTACGCAAGTCCTGGGTGAAGCCTACGTACAGCGTTCAATCGACAACGCCGACGACTTCACGCGACCGCTGCAGGAGATGGTCACCGAGTACTGCTGGGGCCATGTGTGGGGCCGGGAGGGTTTGTCGCTTAAAGAACGCAGCATGATAAACTTGGCAATGATTTCGGCCCTCAATCGGCCTCACGAACTCAAGCTGCACGTGCGTGGCGCCTTGCGCAACGGACTGAGTCGTGAACAAATACGCGAAATTCTGCTTCAGGTCGGCATTTACTGCGGGGTTCCCGCCGCCGTGGACAGCTTCAGGCTGGCCCGTGAAGCCTTCGCCGAAGCCGATGCCGAGGCCTCCAGTTAA
- a CDS encoding aldehyde dehydrogenase, translated as MTLARFQMCIGGEWVDALSGKTFDSLNPALAEPWAQLPDADEADVDRAVQAAQTAFESLAWRGLSATARGKLLRRLGDLIAQNTEQLAQLESRDNGKLIRETRGQVSYLPEFFHYTAGLANKLEGGTLPLDKPDLFAYTVHEAMGVVAAIIPWNSPLYLTAIKLAPALAAGNTIVIKPSEHASATVLELARLALEAGIPPGVVNVVTGYGPSTGAALTRHPLVRKIAFTGGAATARHVVRSSAENFAKLSLELGGKSPNIIFADADLDSAINGAIAGIYAASGQSCVSGSRLLVQDEIYDEFVERLVQRAERIRIGNPLDDASEMGPMATAQQLAVVEGLVADAIAEGARLRTGGKRPQNLGAGWFYEPTLFECDANSMKIMQEEVFGPVASVIRFKDEAQALAIANDSQFGLAAGIWTRDLGRAHRLARDVRSGIIWVNTYRAVSAMAPIGGFKNSGYGRESGIDSVLAYTELKTVWINLSQAPMPDPFVMR; from the coding sequence ATGACACTCGCACGCTTCCAGATGTGCATCGGCGGTGAATGGGTCGATGCCCTGTCCGGCAAGACTTTCGACAGCCTCAACCCGGCCCTGGCCGAACCGTGGGCGCAACTGCCCGATGCCGATGAAGCCGACGTGGACCGCGCCGTACAGGCCGCGCAAACGGCTTTCGAGAGCCTGGCCTGGCGCGGCCTCAGCGCCACCGCACGGGGCAAACTGCTGCGCCGCCTGGGTGACTTGATCGCACAGAACACCGAACAACTGGCGCAGTTGGAAAGTCGCGACAACGGCAAGCTGATCCGCGAGACCCGCGGCCAGGTCAGCTACCTGCCGGAGTTCTTCCACTACACCGCAGGCCTGGCCAACAAGCTCGAAGGCGGCACCTTGCCGCTGGACAAGCCGGACCTGTTCGCCTACACGGTCCACGAAGCCATGGGCGTGGTCGCCGCGATCATTCCGTGGAACAGCCCGCTGTACCTGACGGCGATCAAGCTCGCGCCGGCCCTCGCGGCAGGCAACACCATCGTGATCAAGCCCTCGGAACACGCTTCGGCGACCGTCCTGGAACTGGCGCGCCTGGCCCTCGAAGCCGGCATTCCACCGGGCGTGGTCAACGTGGTGACCGGCTACGGCCCAAGTACCGGCGCCGCCCTCACCCGTCACCCACTGGTGCGCAAAATCGCCTTCACCGGCGGCGCGGCCACCGCACGGCATGTGGTGCGCAGCAGTGCGGAGAACTTCGCCAAACTGTCGCTGGAACTGGGCGGCAAGTCACCGAATATCATTTTTGCCGACGCCGACCTCGACAGCGCCATCAACGGTGCGATTGCCGGTATCTACGCGGCGTCAGGGCAAAGTTGCGTGTCGGGTTCGCGCCTGCTGGTGCAGGATGAAATCTACGACGAGTTCGTCGAGCGCCTGGTGCAGCGCGCCGAGCGCATCCGCATCGGCAACCCTCTGGACGATGCCAGCGAAATGGGCCCCATGGCCACCGCCCAGCAACTGGCTGTGGTCGAAGGCCTGGTGGCGGATGCCATCGCCGAAGGCGCACGCCTGCGCACCGGTGGCAAACGCCCGCAGAACCTCGGTGCAGGCTGGTTCTATGAGCCGACGCTGTTCGAGTGCGACGCCAACTCAATGAAAATCATGCAGGAAGAAGTGTTCGGCCCAGTGGCTTCGGTGATTCGTTTCAAGGATGAAGCCCAAGCGCTGGCGATTGCCAACGACTCCCAGTTCGGCCTCGCCGCCGGCATCTGGACCCGCGACCTGGGCCGCGCCCATCGACTGGCCCGCGACGTGCGCTCGGGGATTATCTGGGTCAACACCTACCGCGCCGTCTCGGCCATGGCGCCCATCGGCGGCTTCAAGAACAGCGGCTACGGACGCGAAAGCGGCATCGATTCGGTGCTGGCCTACACCGAGCTGAAGACGGTGTGGATCAACCTGTCCCAGGCGCCCATGCCTGATCCCTTTGTGATGCGTTAA
- a CDS encoding DUF1330 domain-containing protein, giving the protein MKAYWIAHVDVSDAEQYTQYTQRAPAAFAKFGGRFLARGGRSEALEGGPARQRNVVIEFESYEQAVACYESAEYQAAKGHRAGVGEAQIIIVEGLAP; this is encoded by the coding sequence ATGAAGGCCTATTGGATTGCCCATGTGGACGTGTCCGATGCAGAGCAATACACCCAGTACACCCAACGCGCGCCAGCGGCGTTTGCGAAGTTCGGCGGGCGCTTCCTGGCCAGGGGCGGGCGCAGTGAGGCACTGGAAGGCGGGCCGGCACGGCAGCGCAATGTGGTGATTGAGTTTGAGAGCTATGAGCAGGCGGTGGCGTGCTATGAGTCTGCCGAATATCAGGCGGCGAAGGGCCACAGAGCGGGGGTGGGGGAGGCGCAGATCATTATTGTGGAAGGGCTGGCGCCCTAG
- a CDS encoding GntR family transcriptional regulator yields MKRAPLDDSFKVNHNPVTLREIVLEKLRSAIMNFQLLPGDRLVERDLCDRLGVSRTSVREALRHLESEGLVEFADAKGPQVAIITLADAVDIYELRCVLEGLIVQLFTLRAKAKDIKALEKALEENRKALKEGELQQVIDSVQGFYDVLLEGCGNHVAATQLRQLQARISYLRATSVSQQNRRGASNQEMERMVQAIKSGDPLAAHQACVDHVRAAAAVALDYLKRKQEETGKLPEITLPIALKEPRIGH; encoded by the coding sequence ATGAAACGCGCGCCCCTCGACGACAGCTTCAAGGTCAATCACAACCCGGTCACCCTGCGCGAAATCGTGCTGGAGAAACTGCGCAGCGCCATCATGAATTTCCAGCTGCTGCCCGGTGACCGCCTGGTGGAGCGCGACCTGTGCGACCGCCTTGGCGTCAGCCGCACGTCGGTGCGCGAAGCCTTGCGCCACCTGGAGTCCGAAGGCCTGGTGGAATTCGCCGATGCCAAGGGCCCGCAGGTGGCGATCATCACCCTGGCCGATGCCGTCGATATCTATGAACTGCGCTGCGTGCTCGAAGGCTTGATCGTGCAGCTGTTCACCCTGCGCGCCAAGGCCAAGGACATCAAGGCCCTGGAAAAAGCCCTGGAGGAAAACCGCAAGGCCCTCAAGGAAGGCGAACTGCAGCAAGTGATCGACTCCGTGCAGGGCTTCTACGATGTGTTGCTCGAAGGCTGCGGCAACCACGTGGCCGCCACTCAGCTGCGCCAGTTGCAGGCGCGTATCAGCTATCTGCGCGCGACCTCGGTGTCCCAGCAGAACCGGCGTGGCGCCAGCAACCAGGAAATGGAGCGCATGGTCCAGGCGATCAAGAGCGGCGACCCCCTCGCCGCCCACCAGGCCTGCGTCGATCACGTACGTGCGGCGGCAGCCGTGGCCCTGGATTACCTCAAGCGCAAACAGGAAGAAACCGGCAAGCTCCCCGAGATCACCCTGCCCATCGCGCTCAAAGAACCGCGCATAGGTCACTGA
- a CDS encoding alpha/beta fold hydrolase, which produces MIRLTAERTPAGTSYLATGQGQPVVLIHGVGLNKEMWGGQVVGLATKYHVISYDMLGHGASPRPAAGTPLLGYADQLLELLDHLQVPQATVIGFSMGGLVARAFALHYPDRLKSLVVLNSVFNRSPEQRAGVIARTAQAAEHGPDANAQAALSRWFSPEYQAANPAQIAALRQTLAGNDPQGYLTTYELFATQDMYRADDLKGLRVPTLVATGELDPGSTPEMARQLADCIPGATVAVLAEQRHMMPVESPRLVNSLLLGFLDTVYTQNNPIKGIVA; this is translated from the coding sequence ATGATTCGGCTCACCGCTGAACGCACCCCGGCCGGCACCAGTTACCTGGCGACCGGCCAAGGCCAGCCTGTGGTTTTGATCCACGGCGTGGGCCTGAATAAAGAAATGTGGGGCGGGCAAGTCGTTGGCCTGGCCACGAAATACCATGTGATCAGCTATGACATGCTCGGCCATGGCGCCAGCCCGCGCCCGGCCGCCGGCACGCCGTTGCTCGGCTATGCGGACCAGTTGCTGGAACTGCTCGACCACCTGCAAGTGCCCCAGGCCACGGTGATCGGGTTTTCCATGGGCGGCCTGGTCGCACGGGCGTTTGCCCTGCATTACCCCGACCGCCTCAAAAGCCTGGTGGTGCTCAACAGTGTGTTCAACCGCAGCCCCGAGCAGCGTGCCGGCGTCATCGCGCGCACGGCCCAGGCCGCCGAGCACGGCCCGGATGCGAATGCGCAAGCGGCGCTGTCGCGCTGGTTCAGCCCTGAATACCAGGCGGCCAACCCGGCGCAGATCGCCGCGCTGCGCCAGACCCTGGCGGGCAACGACCCCCAGGGCTACCTCACCACCTACGAGCTGTTTGCGACCCAGGACATGTACCGCGCCGACGACCTCAAGGGCCTGCGCGTGCCCACCCTCGTCGCCACCGGCGAACTGGACCCCGGCTCGACGCCGGAAATGGCCCGGCAACTGGCCGACTGTATTCCCGGCGCCACGGTTGCGGTGCTGGCCGAGCAACGGCATATGATGCCGGTGGAATCACCGCGCCTGGTCAACAGCCTGCTGCTGGGGTTCCTCGACACCGTGTACACCCAAAATAATCCAATAAAGGGGATCGTTGCATGA